The sequence TTGTCTAAATTGATAGCTCAATCTGTAGTTGAGCTTTGTGGATTTATAATGATTAACGATTTAATGAGAGTTCTTGTATTCGTGATTGCTCGGAGGAGTTTTAGAGAGTAAATTCTCATTTCGGGTCACTTGGTGACTAGCCACATTTGTGGATGTATTATGATTCTTGATGTCATAATTAGGAGAAAATTAGATGCTTAAGTGATTAGACCGTAACAGAAAGGGTCCGGTGGAATTTTAATACTTTGAGGAAgttaatttgaatattttccACCTCATTCCTTCTTTTGCGGGGAAGAGGCATGGAGGTGGAGGAACTACAAGAAGTTTAATATGCTGGTGAAATGAAACTACATTAAATTTCCCAGGCAGAAAGCAAAGTCTTGCCAACGACTTAATAGAGATTGTGATTTTTGATTAAGCTCTTATCCATAACAAGCATAATAATGGTgcaaaatttcaattttcatgCAGCAATGTCAGGGAAGATTGTCCAACATGTTCTGGTAGCACATTGCTGCCAGCAGGATAGGCAGTTAAGCACCCAATACCGAAAGGATTGTTGTACCCCTTATAGAAAAAACTTGCTTCCCTACCTAAGTGGAAAGCTGGCGTGGAATGACATCTCCACCAAGCAATTGTCCACATTCTCAAATTTAAACCGAGCAATTGTTTACTGCAATGGTCTGTTCTAGATTCTCATTATTTCAGGTTGTTTTCAGGCTTACCCTGCCTGGACCTGAACTTTCGAATGTTTTGATTGATCTAACCATTTCGTTGTGCATCTCTAGCTGATTTCTTTTTGTCGGTGTTTTGAAACTTCTCTATCTAATTTATTACTTGAGTTCATAAATTTTGTGTTCGTTATATGTATTTATTCTTCTCGCAGCGGCCTCATCTTCCACCATTATACCTTCTGTTGACAAAATTGCATTTCTCAAGCTTCAAAATGGCAGGTCAGTAAAGAGCTTTTTGATTTCTCTTTTGATATGATCAGATTGGTTTATTGATTGTTTCATGTGGATTGTATAAATTGTCGTCAAGTATGATTATCCATGTCAAAGCAGTAGTTTATTTATTGGGAGTGAGTCAGGAAATTTCTTATACATGCAAATCTATATCAAAAGGTCTCAAGAATGTTTCTTGACCGGATGGCTGGATGTAAAATCAACTCACAAGCTCTTAGGTTCATTTTTTTTGTCTTAATTGTGTGAGTTTGCTAGTAGGGATTAACAACTATTTTGTTCCGTGTTGCATAAGAAGTTGTACAATAGGTAATTTTCTATTAAACGTGGCAGCATGCTTTTCCTAACTTATAATATGCAAATTGAGATTCAGTAAGCATATGGACAACATATATTAAAGACCGTTCAACCATAAAAATCACTTGTTGAAGACTATTCTCGCTTGTGTATATTATGATACATTTTCTGTGGTAGGATCCTTGACACCTTTTTGCCTCTGTTGAGAACCAATGTGTGTTACATGTGTTGATGGTGAATGCTTGGATGGTTTTGCTgcttattatgttttattatggtattaaatgatttttttttccttatattCTTTAGTTTTTCTGGTATTTCGATGATACCCCACCAAGGTCTCCACTTCACATCTCCCTACTGATACATTTTTTGTCATCGTTCTTGGAACAGTGATATTCGAGGTGTTGCTGTGGATGGTGTTGAGGGTGAACCTGTTAGCCTCACAGAACCAGTTACAGAAGCAATTGCAGCTGCTTTTGCAGCATGGTTGTTGGATAGAAAGAAACCAGATTCATCTACACGGTTGAAAGTCTCTATAGGGAATGATTCACGAATATCTGCACAGAAGTTGCAGGTATCAGTTATATGAGCTTTATGTTTATATGCTGGTTGTACAATCCCCGTGATTTTATGGTTTTATGCATGGTTAGCCACATTCTAAATTTGGCCAAAGGtcaatttattatgattattttctTTCAGTGTTACTGGATAGCTAAGATTGCTGATGATTTGTTGGTAAATGGATTGCTAACCAATCTATTAAATAACTAAGGTTAAATTCTGGTTATATTACAGGATGCAGTATCTCGAGGTCTAGCTGGCGGTGGTGTTGATGTGATCCAGTATGGGTGCGTTAAGATTTCTATCTTGTTTTTGTGATGGATAAAAAATTTCTTTATAACCTAGCGAGAACTTCTCCCACAGTTACAAATCTGGTCATTTCTTAGTGGTTCTGCCAACTATAACAACTTCTACTTTCCATTATCATACATTCCCAGATTACTGAAAATACTTTCATGTAATTGAAAGATGGATATTTACTGTGTAAGAGATGAAAAATGATTACCCTGAACGGACATTATCTTGTAAATTCCAATCACTGTTATACTTGTGTAGATTAGCATCCACACCAGCAATGTTCAATAGCACTCTCACTAAAAATGAAGATTTCTTGTGTCCAGTAGATGGATCTATAATGATAACAGGTTCTCATCTCTTTCCTaccttttttttcttaaattctGTTCCACGTAGATAGAACCTCTTGTGATTTGTGTCTTTTCTCGGAACAGCAAGCCATCTTCCTTACAATCGCAATGGGTTTAAGTTCTTCACTAATGCTGGTGGGCTTGGGAAAGTGGATATCAAAGACATATTGGAACGCGCTGCTGATATCTACAAAAACTTCACTGATGAAAGTCTGAGGGAAGCCGAAAAAAGAGCAGCACAATCTGTAAAAAGAGTAGACTACATGACtatttatacatctgatctggTAGCAGCAGTTCGCAAAGCTGCAGGAAACATAGGTTTGCCTTCAAATATGCACCCATATGACTATTATATGGCACCACTTCATTCTAGATAGATAGAGAAGTTCAGTTCACTTCCACACCAACAAAGAACTAGTTCCATATTTTATCTGATTTGATATCTTTCTCTACTCATTCTAcgcttcttctcctctttccTCTTCTGCTAAAGCTACAGACAAtggttttctttttttctctttttaaataGAAAAATTTATGGTATAGTTGCAACCTATTCAAATTCACATTTTAGTGATATAGGCATCTATTGTTAATTTGTATGGTCAATCTTTCTCACCCTTCTTACTTTTCTGAATTTCAGAGAAGCCACTGGATGGATTCCATATAGTTGTTGATGCAGGAAATGGAGCTGGAGGATTCTTTGCTGTGAGTTTGAGAACTGTTAAACATGTTTTTCCTATAGCTTCTTATTTTCTCATCATGGTCTTTTTAGGAATTAAAACATAATATCAAAGGTAACGAAGCTTCAATTGAGGAGCACGTCATGATGCATAGTGCTTATACTCGCATAGGAAAACTAGTATTCATAAAATATGTTGATCTCTTTGCAAAGTTCGTAAAGGTTTCTGCATGACAAACACTGCTTAGATTGCATATTCATGTGCTTTAGACAAATATTTTTTCACTTCAAATGTTAAATGTTAAATGTCAACATCAACCATGAATTGAGTCACCTTCTTTAACTTTTGTGCTAGAGAATCCCTATCATTCCAATATATCATGCATACAATTTTGAGCTGAATCAACATATCAAGAGTCTTTTATATAGATACAAGAAAACATGTAGAATATGCTATTTTTGGTGAAGGTATCCCGAACATAATTATATTATTGTAATGGTATTTCCTAAACTTTCGATGTCATTTCCTGGTTGAAGATATTGGAGTAACTGAGCTACTGTGTTCCATTAATGGTCTATCAGGGAAAGGTGCTCCAGCCTTTGGGTGCTATTACTTCTGGAAGTCAATTCCTAGAGCCAGATGGTAACGGTTCTGGAAGATTCGTGAATGGGCTTAGGGTGTTACAACATCTTGGTTCTGAATCTAAAACTATCTTTTCCAGGATATTTTCCCAATCACATTCCAAACCCAGAAGATAAAGATGCAATGAAAGCTATCACCAGGGCCGTACTTGACAACAAAGCAGATTTGGGCATCATCTTTGATACTGATGTTGACAGGTAGCAGTTTGgtggatctctctctctctctctctctctctctctctctctctctctctctctctctctacatcaGATAAATGGTATCTGATAAACAATGTCCTGTGCTTTTGTTAGATCTGCTGCTGTGGACTCCAGTGGACGTGAGTTAAA comes from Salvia miltiorrhiza cultivar Shanhuang (shh) chromosome 3, IMPLAD_Smil_shh, whole genome shotgun sequence and encodes:
- the LOC131014855 gene encoding uncharacterized protein LOC131014855 isoform X1, with the translated sequence MLHAAMSGKIVQHVLVAHCCQQDRQLSTQYRKDCCTPYRKNLLPYLSGKLAWNDISTKQLSTFSNLNRAIVYCNAASSSTIIPSVDKIAFLKLQNGSDIRGVAVDGVEGEPVSLTEPVTEAIAAAFAAWLLDRKKPDSSTRLKVSIGNDSRISAQKLQDAVSRGLAGGGVDVIQYGLASTPAMFNSTLTKNEDFLCPVDGSIMITASHLPYNRNGFKFFTNAGGLGKVDIKDILERAADIYKNFTDESLREAEKRAAQSVKRVDYMTIYTSDLVAAVRKAAGNIEKPLDGFHIVVDAGNGAGGFFAGKVLQPLGAITSGSQFLEPDGYFPNHIPNPEDKDAMKAITRAVLDNKADLGIIFDTDVDRSAAVDSSGRELNRNRLIALMSAIVLEDHPGTTIVTDSVTSDGLTTFIEKKLGGRHHRFKRGYKNVIDEAIRLNSVGEESHLAIETSGHGALKENHWLDDGAYLMVKLLNKLASAKASGVGKGSKVLTDMVDGLQEPAFSIELRLKINQDHEDLKGGSFRAYGEAVLKNLENIIDSDPKLQKAPVNYEGVRVSGYGGWFLLRLSLHDPVLPLNIEVIISLTFDKALYHTLHKTDCSCGFCRHQARRTPSSLV
- the LOC131014855 gene encoding uncharacterized protein LOC131014855 isoform X4; the encoded protein is MAAMSGKIVQHVLVAHCCQQDRQLSTQYRKDCCTPYRKNLLPYLSGKLAWNDISTKQLSTFSNLNRAIVYCNAASSSTIIPSVDKIAFLKLQNGSDIRGVAVDGVEGEPVSLTEPVTEAIAAAFAAWLLDRKKPDSSTRLKVSIGNDSRISAQKLQDAVSRGLAGGGVDVIQYGLASTPAMFNSTLTKNEDFLCPVDGSIMITASHLPYNRNGFKFFTNAGGLGKVDIKDILERAADIYKNFTDESLREAEKRAAQSVKRVDYMTIYTSDLVAAVRKAAGNIEKPLDGFHIVVDAGNGAGGFFAGKVLQPLGAITSGSQFLEPDGYFPNHIPNPEDKDAMKAITRAVLDNKADLGIIFDTDVDRSAAVDSSGRELNRNRLIALMSAIVLEDHPGTTIVTDSVTSDGLTTFIEKKLGGRHHRFKRGYKNVIDEAIRLNSVGEESHLAIETSGHGALKENHWLDDGAYLMVKLLNKLASAKASGVGKGSKVLTDMVDGLQEPAFSIELRLKINQDHEDLKGGSFRAYGEAVLKNLENIIDSDPKLQKAPVNYEGVRVSGYGGWFLLRLSLHDPVLPLNIEAPSKEDAIKLGLVVHSSVREFTALDTSALNKFIQM
- the LOC131014855 gene encoding uncharacterized protein LOC131014855 isoform X3; translation: MLHAAMSGKIVQHVLVAHCCQQDRQLSTQYRKDCCTPYRKNLLPYLSGKLAWNDISTKQLSTFSNLNRAIVYCNAASSSTIIPSVDKIAFLKLQNGSDIRGVAVDGVEGEPVSLTEPVTEAIAAAFAAWLLDRKKPDSSTRLKVSIGNDSRISAQKLQDAVSRGLAGGGVDVIQYGLASTPAMFNSTLTKNEDFLCPVDGSIMITASHLPYNRNGFKFFTNAGGLGKVDIKDILERAADIYKNFTDESLREAEKRAAQSVKRVDYMTIYTSDLVAAVRKAAGNIEKPLDGFHIVVDAGNGAGGFFAGKVLQPLGAITSGSQFLEPDGYFPNHIPNPEDKDAMKAITRAVLDNKADLGIIFDTDVDRSAAVDSSGRELNRNRLIALMSAIVLEDHPGTTIVTDSVTSDGLTTFIEKKLGGRHHRFKRGYKNVIDEAIRLNSVGEESHLAIETSGHGALKENHWLDDGAYLMVKLLNKLASAKASGVGKGSKVLTDMVDGLQEPAFSIELRLKINQDHEDLKGGSFRAYGEAVLKNLENIIDSDPKLQKAPVNYEGVRVSGYGGWFLLRLSLHDPVLPLNIEAPSKEDAIKLGLVVHSSVREFTALDTSALNKFIQM
- the LOC131014855 gene encoding uncharacterized protein LOC131014855 isoform X2, whose amino-acid sequence is MAAMSGKIVQHVLVAHCCQQDRQLSTQYRKDCCTPYRKNLLPYLSGKLAWNDISTKQLSTFSNLNRAIVYCNAASSSTIIPSVDKIAFLKLQNGSDIRGVAVDGVEGEPVSLTEPVTEAIAAAFAAWLLDRKKPDSSTRLKVSIGNDSRISAQKLQDAVSRGLAGGGVDVIQYGLASTPAMFNSTLTKNEDFLCPVDGSIMITASHLPYNRNGFKFFTNAGGLGKVDIKDILERAADIYKNFTDESLREAEKRAAQSVKRVDYMTIYTSDLVAAVRKAAGNIEKPLDGFHIVVDAGNGAGGFFAGKVLQPLGAITSGSQFLEPDGYFPNHIPNPEDKDAMKAITRAVLDNKADLGIIFDTDVDRSAAVDSSGRELNRNRLIALMSAIVLEDHPGTTIVTDSVTSDGLTTFIEKKLGGRHHRFKRGYKNVIDEAIRLNSVGEESHLAIETSGHGALKENHWLDDGAYLMVKLLNKLASAKASGVGKGSKVLTDMVDGLQEPAFSIELRLKINQDHEDLKGGSFRAYGEAVLKNLENIIDSDPKLQKAPVNYEGVRVSGYGGWFLLRLSLHDPVLPLNIEVIISLTFDKALYHTLHKTDCSCGFCRHQARRTPSSLV
- the LOC131014855 gene encoding uncharacterized protein LOC131014855 isoform X5, whose amino-acid sequence is MAAASSSTIIPSVDKIAFLKLQNGSDIRGVAVDGVEGEPVSLTEPVTEAIAAAFAAWLLDRKKPDSSTRLKVSIGNDSRISAQKLQDAVSRGLAGGGVDVIQYGLASTPAMFNSTLTKNEDFLCPVDGSIMITASHLPYNRNGFKFFTNAGGLGKVDIKDILERAADIYKNFTDESLREAEKRAAQSVKRVDYMTIYTSDLVAAVRKAAGNIEKPLDGFHIVVDAGNGAGGFFAGKVLQPLGAITSGSQFLEPDGYFPNHIPNPEDKDAMKAITRAVLDNKADLGIIFDTDVDRSAAVDSSGRELNRNRLIALMSAIVLEDHPGTTIVTDSVTSDGLTTFIEKKLGGRHHRFKRGYKNVIDEAIRLNSVGEESHLAIETSGHGALKENHWLDDGAYLMVKLLNKLASAKASGVGKGSKVLTDMVDGLQEPAFSIELRLKINQDHEDLKGGSFRAYGEAVLKNLENIIDSDPKLQKAPVNYEGVRVSGYGGWFLLRLSLHDPVLPLNIEVIISLTFDKALYHTLHKTDCSCGFCRHQARRTPSSLV
- the LOC131014855 gene encoding uncharacterized protein LOC131014855 isoform X6, which produces MAAASSSTIIPSVDKIAFLKLQNGSDIRGVAVDGVEGEPVSLTEPVTEAIAAAFAAWLLDRKKPDSSTRLKVSIGNDSRISAQKLQDAVSRGLAGGGVDVIQYGLASTPAMFNSTLTKNEDFLCPVDGSIMITASHLPYNRNGFKFFTNAGGLGKVDIKDILERAADIYKNFTDESLREAEKRAAQSVKRVDYMTIYTSDLVAAVRKAAGNIEKPLDGFHIVVDAGNGAGGFFAGKVLQPLGAITSGSQFLEPDGYFPNHIPNPEDKDAMKAITRAVLDNKADLGIIFDTDVDRSAAVDSSGRELNRNRLIALMSAIVLEDHPGTTIVTDSVTSDGLTTFIEKKLGGRHHRFKRGYKNVIDEAIRLNSVGEESHLAIETSGHGALKENHWLDDGAYLMVKLLNKLASAKASGVGKGSKVLTDMVDGLQEPAFSIELRLKINQDHEDLKGGSFRAYGEAVLKNLENIIDSDPKLQKAPVNYEGVRVSGYGGWFLLRLSLHDPVLPLNIEAPSKEDAIKLGLVVHSSVREFTALDTSALNKFIQM